In Colletotrichum higginsianum IMI 349063 chromosome 1, whole genome shotgun sequence, one genomic interval encodes:
- a CDS encoding Telomerase reverse transcriptase has protein sequence MTADQETRFLEKLAVASTYPDTLLWEDEEASAIKERRDHYAETKTRIFDALLEQREPLAILDVGANHDSGPASGEVAGTKADGWLTSLTSEKAPASHRTRKCKLSLVRDVAGLRTKLSWPSPAGSTTEHSGLVKDPPLRVM, from the coding sequence ATGACGGCCGACCAAGAAACCCGCTTCCTGGagaagctcgccgtcgcctcgacGTACCCGGACACCCTGCTCtgggaggatgaggaggcctCAGCGATCAAAGAGCGACGCGATCACTACGCCGAGACCAAGACACGGATATTTGATGCGCTTCTGGAGCAGCGGGAGCCACTGGCGATTCTCGACGTTGGGGCGAACCACGACTCTGGTCCCGCCTCCGGTGAGGTCGCCGGGACCAAAGCTGACGGCTGGCTCACGAGCCTAACATCAGAAAAAGCACCGGCTTCACATCGTACGCGGAAGTGCAAGCTAAGCCTTGTCCGCGACGTGGCGGGGCTTCGAACCAAGTTATCATGGCCGAGCCCAGCCGGATCTACGACAGAGCATAGCGGTCTTGTGAAGGATCCGCCACTGCGCGTCATGTGA
- a CDS encoding Telomerase reverse transcriptase, giving the protein MTLHVEEDVLLEILTYHQVPANFLTFLTSGSEAWSFASSIRFAGFVGRSTLRPLRRQPSLVGLGRSGTHVQVCLTLFSIREYPLHALPGESDPERTPRWETHSAIVYLHFDFVEGTAVWLLVSPRCYHPEKGKGTQNLLWNTLKGGLASDMSTLTCLDIHERFRVSLSCLLAVARWSIGMFSHHLQDTERRLSDLTKPYVYPFDNDDDMVDESWGSIHAQDLRRMAFLMESRHGGVLRAENNLRVLRRLLKFINDEVYGDLEVLEDRQTDKIRVHVQDFAEKVTLVIEELEDLLDRALALDKLAKNREVYMSGAARDEARDTKLKVVDSTATSAPRESAD; this is encoded by the exons ATGACGCTCcacgtcgaggaagacgtcCTGCTAGAAATACTCACGTATCACCAAGTCCCGGCAAATTTCTTGACCTTCCTCACGAGCGGTAGCGAAGCCTGGAGCTTCGCCAGTAGCATACGTTTTGCAGGATTCGTGGGTCGCTCAACCCTTCGGCCTCTACGACGGCAGCCGAGCCTCGTGGGACTAGGCCGCAGCGGCACGCACGTGCAAGTTTGCCTCACGCTGTTCAGCATCCGCGAATATCCTCTCCACGCGTTGCCCGGGGAGTCCGATCCCGAACGGACGCCTCGGTGGGAGACGCACTCTGCCATCGTGTACCTTCACTTCGATTTCGTGGAGGGCACAGCGGTATGGTTGCTCGTGAGCCCGAGGTGCTATCATCCAGAGAAAGGCAAGGGGACACAAAATTTGCTCTGGAATACGTTGAAGGGTGGCCTGGCGAGCGACATGTCTACGCTTACATGCCTCGACATCCATGAGCGCTTTCGTGTTAGTCTGAGCTGTCTCCTTGCCGTCGCTCGGTGGTCTATTGGCATGTTTTCGCATCATCTCCAAGACACGGAGAGACGGCTATCCGATCTG ACCAAGCCGTACGTATACCCTTTCGACAACGATGATGACATGGTTGACGAGTCCTGGGGGTCGATACACGCCCAAGACCTGCGGAGAATGGCTTTTCTGATGGAATCGCGGCACGGCGGTGTTCTGAGAGCCGAAAATAACCTTCGGGTCCTCCGACGGCTTCTGAAATTCATCAATGACGAGGTGTATGGGGACCTCGAGGTCCTGGAAGATCGCCAAACCGACAAGATCCGTGTGCATGTTCAAGACTTCGCAGAAAAGGTAACGTTGGTGATTGAAGAACTGGAAGACTTGCTGGACAGGGCGCTAGCTCTGGATAAGCTCGCCAAGAACCGAGAAGTATACATGAGTGGCGCGGCCCGGGATGAGGCGAGAGACACGAAGCTGAAAGTCGTAGATTCAACGGCTACAAGCGCACCACGCGAGTCAGCAGACTAA